A region of Vitis riparia cultivar Riparia Gloire de Montpellier isolate 1030 chromosome 1, EGFV_Vit.rip_1.0, whole genome shotgun sequence DNA encodes the following proteins:
- the LOC117919192 gene encoding mitotic checkpoint protein BUB3.3 isoform X1, producing MEGSCLQFQNPIRDAISRIRFAPQSNNLLISSWDCSLRLYDVDGWVLRLEAPTDSALLDCCFQNGSIAFSAGSDCYVRRYDLHSGIQDTIGNHDDLATCVEYCDETCQVVSAGWDNKIMLWDTRMKKAPGCVKILGAEVESMSLSVFNLLVSAGASVNTYDLRMLERPAQAEQLLMGVQIKCLRSIPNSKGFAVGSIDGRVTLQIPDPSNSNGTGYSFRCHPKSKKGRDHLVAVNDIVFNPIICSAFVTCDDEGYVCSWDAQSRRRLFELPKNPNSVVSSSYNHSGQLLAVASSCTYQEGNEKEESPRILVHG from the exons ATGGAGGGAAGTTGTTTGCAATTCCAAAACCCAATCCGTGATGCCATCTCTAGAATCAGATTCGCCCCACAATCTAATAACCTTCTCATCTCCTCTTGGGACTGC AGTCTTCGATTATATGACGTGGATGGCTGGGTGCTTAGATTAGAAGCTCCCACGGACTCTGCGCTGCTTGATTGTTGTTTCCAGAATGGGTCCATAGCCTTTAGTGCTGGTTCTGATTGTTATGTTAGAAG GTATGACTTACATTCAGGAATTCAAGATACAATAGGGAATCATGATGATCTGGCTACCTGTGTTGAATATTGTGATGAAACGT GTCAAGTGGTTTCTGCAGGTTGGGATAACAAGATAATGTTGTGGGACACGCGTATGAAAAAGGCTCCTGGATGTGTCAAAATTCTGGGCGCTGAGGTGGAGTCCATGTCATTATCCGTATTTAATTTGCTGGTTTCTGCTGGAGCCTCAGTAAATACTTATGACTTGCGTATGTTAGAGAGACCTGCCCAGGCAGAACAATTATTAATGGGCGTTCAAATAAAATGTCTCAGATCAATTCCTAACTCTAAAG GGTTTGCAGTTGGATCTATTGATGGACGGGTGACATTGCAGATTCCTGATCCATCCAATTCAAATGGCACTGG ATATAGTTTTCGCTGTCATCCGAAGTCAAAGAAGGGAAGAGATCATCTTGTAGCCGTGAATGATATTGTATTCAACCCAAT CATCTGTAGTGCTTTTGTCACATGCGATGATGAGGGCTATGTTTGTTCATGGGATGCTCAAAGTAGGAGAAGACTATTTGAG TTGCCCAAAAACCCTAATAGTGTGGTGTCCTCATCATATAACCACAGTGGACAATTGTTAGCTGTTGCATCAAGCTGCACATACCAAGAAGGGAATGAAAa AGAAGAGTCTCCTCGAATACTCGTACATGGATGA
- the LOC117919192 gene encoding mitotic checkpoint protein BUB3.3 isoform X3 codes for MKKGERRRKGDREFATYLEMNERDRRRRRCTVVGRHRLSLLRYDLHSGIQDTIGNHDDLATCVEYCDETCQVVSAGWDNKIMLWDTRMKKAPGCVKILGAEVESMSLSVFNLLVSAGASVNTYDLRMLERPAQAEQLLMGVQIKCLRSIPNSKGFAVGSIDGRVTLQIPDPSNSNGTGYSFRCHPKSKKGRDHLVAVNDIVFNPIICSAFVTCDDEGYVCSWDAQSRRRLFELPKNPNSVVSSSYNHSGQLLAVASSCTYQEGNEKEESPRILVHG; via the exons ATGAAGAAAGGGGAAAGACGAAGAAAGGGAGATCGTGAGTTTGCGACATACCTGGAGATGAACGAGAGGGATCGCCGCCGGAGAAGATGCACTGTGGTTGGTCGTCACCGCTTGAGCCTCTTGAG GTATGACTTACATTCAGGAATTCAAGATACAATAGGGAATCATGATGATCTGGCTACCTGTGTTGAATATTGTGATGAAACGT GTCAAGTGGTTTCTGCAGGTTGGGATAACAAGATAATGTTGTGGGACACGCGTATGAAAAAGGCTCCTGGATGTGTCAAAATTCTGGGCGCTGAGGTGGAGTCCATGTCATTATCCGTATTTAATTTGCTGGTTTCTGCTGGAGCCTCAGTAAATACTTATGACTTGCGTATGTTAGAGAGACCTGCCCAGGCAGAACAATTATTAATGGGCGTTCAAATAAAATGTCTCAGATCAATTCCTAACTCTAAAG GGTTTGCAGTTGGATCTATTGATGGACGGGTGACATTGCAGATTCCTGATCCATCCAATTCAAATGGCACTGG ATATAGTTTTCGCTGTCATCCGAAGTCAAAGAAGGGAAGAGATCATCTTGTAGCCGTGAATGATATTGTATTCAACCCAAT CATCTGTAGTGCTTTTGTCACATGCGATGATGAGGGCTATGTTTGTTCATGGGATGCTCAAAGTAGGAGAAGACTATTTGAG TTGCCCAAAAACCCTAATAGTGTGGTGTCCTCATCATATAACCACAGTGGACAATTGTTAGCTGTTGCATCAAGCTGCACATACCAAGAAGGGAATGAAAa AGAAGAGTCTCCTCGAATACTCGTACATGGATGA
- the LOC117920444 gene encoding uncharacterized protein LOC117920444, which yields MDESPLSLPGNSLSMPNVQAPQSQYDSIEADGQSEIVNVPIDVEDDEDDEDYNLSDFSESDDDIIEDFGMEDDGINKAIGGKQLEGVWNGEGDSDHGDSDELRSGEGSFDDEGNSRPRFPEFNQRIGMENGAVFRDHEVDVTLDQCYKAKRMAFKMIHGAEEKQYERLWDYAAAIRKWNVGSTVKIQTTNDVFERMYICLDACKRGFLAGCRPLIGIDGCHLKGTTGGQLLVAVGKDGNDNIFPIAFAIVEIENKSSWTWLLQCLLDDIGHVDENGWVFISDRQKGLVETFKDLMSNVEHRFCVRHLHANFKKDFPGKVLKDAMWSAARATTKNSFNFHMDELKKLDVKAYEWLVKLDVRTWSRHAFNPRSKSDTLVNNIAESFNAWILEARDKPVLTMMEIIRVTLMQRLQTKRDHMRRYEGRVCPRIYKKLERIKSEVGHCISRWNGESKYEVEYIYGGRYVVDLNERTCGCGRWGLSGIPCFHAAAAIIEHGEQLETYVDIAYTKETFLSCYQWMISPLPSHEQWPKTPYDLIKPPKFTKKVGKHKKGTQQSNIGTQQSSQSRTKDNTSGSKKDKGKAKV from the exons ATGGATGAAAGTCCACTGTCACTCCCTGGAAATTCACTCTCTATGCCAAATGTACAAGCCCCTCAATCCCAATATGATTCTATTGAGGCTGATGGCCAATCTGAAATTGTTAATGTTCCAATTGATGTGGAGGATGACGAGGATGACGAAGATTACAATTTGAGTGATTTTTCTGAATCTGATGATGATATAATTGAAGATTTTGGTATGGAGGATGATGGAATCAATAAAGCAATTGGAGGCAAGCAGCTTGAGGGAGTTTGGAATGGTGAAGGAGATTCAGATCATGGGGATAGTGATGAGTTAAGGAGTGGAGAAGGGTCATTTGATGATGAAGGGAATTCAAGGCCTAGGTTCCCTGAGTTTAACCAGCGCATTGGCATGGAGAAT GGTGCAGTGTTTAGGGACCATGAAGTTGATGTGACTTTAGACCAATGTTATAAGGCTAAGAGAATGGCATTCAAGATGATACATGGTGCTGAGGAGAAGCAGTATGAGAGACTTTGGGACTATGCAGCTGCTATTAGGAAGTGGAATGTGGGTAGCACAGTGAAGATACAAACTACGAATGATGTGTTTGAGAGAATGTATATTTGTCTTGATGCTTGCAAAAGGGGATTTTTAGCAGGTTGTAGGCCACTTATTGGGATAGATGGTTGTCATTTGAAGGGGACAACAGGTGGACAGTTGCTGGTTGCTGTTGGAAAGGATGGGAATGATAATATCTTCCCAATCGCTTTTGCTATCGTTGAAATTGAGAATAAAAGCTCTTGGACCTGGTTGCTACAATGCTTGTTGGATGACATTGGACATGTGGATGAGAATGGATGGGTCTTTATCTCAGACCGACAGAAG ggattagtagagacctttaaaGATTTGATGTCTAATGTAGAGCACAGATTTTGTGTTAGGCATTTACATGCAAATTTCAAGAAGGATTTTCCTGGGAAGGTACTCAAAGATGCAATGTGGAGTGCTGCTAGGGCAACAACAAAGAATTCTTTTAACTTCCACATGGATGAGTTGAAGAAGCTAGATGTGAAGGCATATGAGTGGCTTGTGAAGTTAGATGTGAGAACATGGAGCAGACATGCTTTTAATCCAAGAAGCAAGAGTGACACTCTAGTAAACAATATAGCAGAGTCTTTCAATGCTTGGATTTTGGAGGCTAGGGATAAACCGGTGTTGACAATGATGGAGATCATAAGAGTGACGTTGATGCAAAGGTTGCAAACCAAAAGAGATCATATGAGAAGGTATGAAGGGAGGGTTTGTCCAAGAATCTATAAGAAGCTTGAGAGGATAAAAAGCGAGGTTGGACATTGCATTTCTCGTTGGAATGGAGAGTCCAAATATGAGGTGGAGTATATTTATGGTGGAAGATATGTGGTGGACTTGAATGAGAGGACTTGTGGTTGTGGGAGATGGGGATTGAGTGGAATCCCATGTTTTCATGCTGCTGCTGCAATAATTGAGCATGGAGAGCAACTTGAGACTTATGTAGACATTGCTTACACTAAGGAGACATTCCTAAGTTGTTACCAATGGATGATAAGCCCACTTCCAAGCCATGAACAATGGCCAAAAACACCCTATGACCTAATCAAGCCCCCAAAATTTACAAAGAAAGTAGGCAAGCATAAGAAG GGTACTCAACAATCAAATATAGGTACTCAACAGTCAAGTCAAAGTCGTACAAAGGACAACACTAGTGGAAGCAAGAAGGATAAGGGAAAGGCTAAGGTTTAG
- the LOC117919192 gene encoding mitotic checkpoint protein BUB3.3 isoform X2, whose product MEGSCLQFQNPIRDAISRIRFAPQSNNLLISSWDCSLRLYDVDGWVLRLEAPTDSALLDCCFQNGSIAFSAGSDCYVRRYDLHSGIQDTIGNHDDLATCVEYCDETCQVVSAGWDNKIMLWDTRMKKAPGCVKILGAEVESMSLSVFNLLVSAGASVNTYDLRMLERPAQAEQLLMGVQIKCLRSIPNSKGFAVGSIDGRVTLQIPDPSNSNGTGYSFRCHPKSKKGRDHLVAVNDIVFNPIAFVTCDDEGYVCSWDAQSRRRLFELPKNPNSVVSSSYNHSGQLLAVASSCTYQEGNEKEESPRILVHG is encoded by the exons ATGGAGGGAAGTTGTTTGCAATTCCAAAACCCAATCCGTGATGCCATCTCTAGAATCAGATTCGCCCCACAATCTAATAACCTTCTCATCTCCTCTTGGGACTGC AGTCTTCGATTATATGACGTGGATGGCTGGGTGCTTAGATTAGAAGCTCCCACGGACTCTGCGCTGCTTGATTGTTGTTTCCAGAATGGGTCCATAGCCTTTAGTGCTGGTTCTGATTGTTATGTTAGAAG GTATGACTTACATTCAGGAATTCAAGATACAATAGGGAATCATGATGATCTGGCTACCTGTGTTGAATATTGTGATGAAACGT GTCAAGTGGTTTCTGCAGGTTGGGATAACAAGATAATGTTGTGGGACACGCGTATGAAAAAGGCTCCTGGATGTGTCAAAATTCTGGGCGCTGAGGTGGAGTCCATGTCATTATCCGTATTTAATTTGCTGGTTTCTGCTGGAGCCTCAGTAAATACTTATGACTTGCGTATGTTAGAGAGACCTGCCCAGGCAGAACAATTATTAATGGGCGTTCAAATAAAATGTCTCAGATCAATTCCTAACTCTAAAG GGTTTGCAGTTGGATCTATTGATGGACGGGTGACATTGCAGATTCCTGATCCATCCAATTCAAATGGCACTGG ATATAGTTTTCGCTGTCATCCGAAGTCAAAGAAGGGAAGAGATCATCTTGTAGCCGTGAATGATATTGTATTCAACCCAAT TGCTTTTGTCACATGCGATGATGAGGGCTATGTTTGTTCATGGGATGCTCAAAGTAGGAGAAGACTATTTGAG TTGCCCAAAAACCCTAATAGTGTGGTGTCCTCATCATATAACCACAGTGGACAATTGTTAGCTGTTGCATCAAGCTGCACATACCAAGAAGGGAATGAAAa AGAAGAGTCTCCTCGAATACTCGTACATGGATGA